One region of Eretmochelys imbricata isolate rEreImb1 chromosome 2, rEreImb1.hap1, whole genome shotgun sequence genomic DNA includes:
- the RIPOR2 gene encoding rho family-interacting cell polarization regulator 2 isoform X3, producing the protein MQHIEEDLTILGEADDIFCEGISSRLPEIMSVGSHSFSPGGPNGIIRSQSFAGFSGLQERRSRCNSFVENSSALKKPQAKVKKTHNLGHKNSTASKEPQPKRMEEVYRALKNGLDEYLEVHQTELDKLTTQLKDMKRNSRLGVLYDLDKQIKAIERYMRRLEFHISMVDELYEAYCIQRRLCDGACKMKQAFAMSPASKGARESLSEINRSYKEYTENMCTIEGELENLLGEFCIKMKGLAGFARLCPGDQYEIFMRYGRQRWKLKGKIEVNGKQSWDGEEMVFLPLIVGLISIKVTEVKGLATHILVGSVTCETKDLFAARPQVVAVDINDLGTIKLNLEITWYPFDVEDLTPSTGNVNKASALQRRMSTYSQGTPETPTFKDHLFFSNSPDDIFENGMAANEKRPLSFSFGDIPNGDCAPPPSTVDSSSALNPSSPEITVTPPEHKSSNNPAMDSSGTNSSLDSTPESKDLKSQPEHTPVHENKKSSRVASEVHQKPSGPGSDNLFIDSSVSVSLLQETDEVSELKPVELDTYEGNITKQLVKRLTSTEAPMTPERLQCEGSISGESEGYKSYLDGSIEDAFQGLLLALEPHKEQYKEFYDLDQQVMHLDDILKLHDTFPS; encoded by the exons GAATATCTTCCAGGCTCCCGGAAATCATGTCAGTAGGATCACATTCATTCTCCCCAGGTGGTCCCAATGGGATTATTAGAAGTCAATCCTTCGCTGGCTTCAGCGGTCTTCAAGAAAGACGATCCAG GTGTAACTCGTTTGTTGAAAATTCCTCTGCACTTAAGAAGCCCCAAGCAAAGGTGAAGAAAACGCACAATTTGGGGCATAAGAACAGCACTGCCTCCAAAGAGCCCCAGCCTAAAAGGATGGAAGAGGTCTATAGGGCCTTAAAGAATGGATTGGA CGAGTATCTGGAAGTTCACCAGACAGAGCTGGATAAGTTAACTACTCAGTTAAAAGACATGAAAAGAAACTCGCGGCTG GGAGTGCTGTATGATCTAGACAAG CAAATCAAAGCGATAGAAAGATATATGAGAAGGCTGGAGTTCCACATTAGTATG GTGGATGAGCTGTACGAAGCCTACTGTATCCAAAGACGTCTTTGTGACGGTGCCTGCAAAATGAAGCAAGCATTTGCAATGTCGCCTGCCAGCAAAGGTGCTCGAGAGAGTttgtctgaaatcaacagaagttaCAAGGAATACACAGAG AACATGTGTACCATTGAAGGAGAGCTGGAAAACCTATTGGGGGAGTTTTGCATCAAGATGAAAG GTCTGGCTGGTTTTGCTCGTCTTTGTCCTGGAGATCAATATGAG ATTTTCATGCGTTATGGCCGCCAGCGATGGAAATTGAAAGGCAaaattgaagtgaatggcaagcAAAGCTGGGATGGAGAAGAAATGGTTTTCCTCCCTCTTATTGTTGGGCTGATCTCCATTAAG GTCACAGAAGTTAAAGGACTTGCTACTCACATTCTAGTGGGAAGTGTTACCTGTGAGACAAAGGACTTGTTTGCAGCTCGGCCTCAGGTGGTTGCTGTTgacattaatgaccttggcactaTAAAGCTGAACCTTGAAATTACCTGGTA ccCATTTGATGTTGAGGACTTGACCCCATCCACAGGCAATGTGAACAAAGCATCTGCTCTTCAAAGAAGAATGTCCACGTATAGCCAAGGGACTCCAGAAACTCCCACCTTCAAGGATCACCTATTCTTT TCCAATTCGCCAGACGACATCTTTGAAAATGGGATGGCAGCCAATGAGAAAAGACCACTATCTTTCAGTTTTGGCGATATACCAAATGGAGATTGTGCTCCCCCACCCAGCACTGTAGATTCCTCCTCTGCCCTTAACCCTTCCAGTCCTGAAATTACTGTCACACCTCCAGAGCACAAATCCTCAAATAACCCAGCGATGGACAGTTCCGGCACAAACTCGTCCCTGGACTCTACACCTGAGTCAAAAGACTTGAAGTCACAGCCAGAGCATACACCAGTACATGAGAACAAGAAAAGTTCCAGAGTAGCCTCTGAAGTTCACCAAAAGCCTTCAGGCCCTGGGAGTGATAACCTGTTTATAGATTCTAGTGTCTCCGTGTCACTTCTACAAGAGACCGATGAAGTGTCAGAGCTGAAACCGGTCGAACTGGACACCTATGAAGGCAACATCACCAAACAGCTGGTAAAAAGGCTCACCTCCACAGAGGCTCCAATGACACCTGAAAGGCTGCAGTGTGAGGGATCAATAAGTGGTGAATCAGAAGGATATAAGTCTTATTTAGATGGAAGCATAGAAGATGCCTTTCAGGGGCTTCTCCTAGCACTTGAGCCACATAAAGAACAGTATAAAGAATTTTATGACCTGGACCAACAGGTGATGCATCTGGACGATATTCTCAAA CTACATGATACTTTTCCAAGTTAA